The nucleotide window GCTCGCAGCGTGGTTTCGCAGCCAGCTCGCCGGCGACGGGACGCCAATGTACGCCTACCTGGACGCGGTCGATCGCAATCTAAAGACCATCTACTTCGGCAACATCCTGAACGCCTTCTCGACGGCGATCCTCGCGGCGATATCCTACAACCTGCTCAACGCCGTCAGCCCGGCCGGCGTCGCCGTGCCCTCGCCCACGCTGCTGGGACTGCTCACCGGCGTCGGCAGTCTCGTGCCCGTCATCGGCATGAAGATCGTCTACGTCCCGGTCGCGCTGTTGCTCGGCATCGAGGCCGTTCTCGTCAGTCCCGCGCTGCTCTGGTTCCCGCTCGTCTTCGCGGTCGTCTCGCTGGTCATCGTCGATACGATCCCCGACCTCGTGCTCCGACCCTACGTCTCCGGCCGGGATCTCCACACCGGCTCGGTGATGATCGCCTACATCATCGGCCCGCTGCTGTTCGGCTGGTACGGACTCTTCCTCGGCCCGCTGCTGCTCGTACTGTTCGTCCACTTCGCCCGCATCCTCCTGCCCGAGCTCGTCCGTGGCGAACCGCTCACCGCGCGGGCGACGGCGGGCAACCCGCTCCATCCCTCCAACGAGCTCTCCGTTCCCGAACCGGAACCGGTCGACACAACCGATGAGTCGAACGCCGAGACCGATGGCGCAGGGCCTGCAGACGACGAGTCGTCACGATCGCCCGATGGCGGAACCGAGCATAGCGAATAAACCACGCCCGGATGGTTTATCCGGACAGACCTCTAACCATCGGTGATGCAAGCCGTAGAAATCACCGAATTCGGCGACAGCGACGTCATCGAAACGACCGAGCGCGACAGACCGGAGCCCGGTGACGGCGAGGTGCGCGTCGCCGTCGAGGCAGCGGGGATCAACTTCGCGGACATCATGCAGCGCCGCGGCCACTACGTCGGCGGGCCGGAGCCGCCCTACGTGCCGGGCATGGAAGCTGCTGGCACCATCGATGCGGTCGGTGACGGCGTCGATCGCGAGGTCGGCGAGCGCGTGGTCGCCATGACCGACGAGGGCTACGCCGAGTACACCACCGCCGACGCCGCCGGACTGTTCGACATTCCGGAGTCGATGAGTTTTCCCGAAGCGGCTGGCTTTCCCGTCCAGTTCCTGACCGCCCACAACACCCTGTTCGAGTGGGGTGGGCTGGAAGAGGGCGAGCGCGTATTGGTCCACGCGGCCGCTGGCGGCGTCGGCACTGCCGCGACACAGCTCGCGAGCGAGGCCGGCGCGGAGGTCTTCGGCACCGCGAGCACACAGGACAAGCTCGATCTCGCCGAGCGCCTCGGGCTCGATCACCCGATCAACTACACCGAGACCGAGTTCGCCGAGACGGTGAACGACGCTACCGACGGCGAGGGCGTCGATCTCGTTCTCGACGGAATCGGCGGCGATACCACGACCGAGAGCCTCGACTGTCTCACCCACTTCGGTCGGATGGTGTCGTACGGTGCGGCGAGCGGCGAGCCCGGCTATCCCGACACGAGCACGCTGCTGTTCAACAACTTCACCATTCAGGGCTACCACCTCGGCCAGTCGATGCAGCGCGCCCCCGAGCGCGTGCTCGATGCCGTCCCGCATCTGACCGAACTGCTCACCAGCGGTGAACTTGAAGTAATCGTCGGTGAGACGTTCCCGCTGGCCGAGGCCGCCGATGCTCACGAGTATATCGAAAACCGCGAGTCGAGCGGGAAGGTCGTTCTCGAACCCTAATCGACCGGCAGCACACTCGTATCGATCCCGTCGCGCCGCCCGTCGAGAACCGAAAACCGCTCGCCACGTCGGCGTTCGAGCCAGTAGAGCAGGCGTTCGGCCCAGACGAGTTTCCGTTTCTTCATCGCGTCCACCGATCCGTCGTCGAAATTCCAGCCGACGAACGTCAGACGACTCGCCCCGCAGTGATCGGCCAGAAAGGCCGCGCGATCCCCGTCGGTGAACCCACCGAGGTTCACCACCGGGTCGGCGGGCGCGGCTTGAGTCGTGCCGAGCACGTGCTCGACGTCGAGGGTCGGCACCACCTCCTCGACCAGCGGCTCGTTGTCGCCGTGGGCGTGGATCGCGACCGGCGTACCCGCTTCCGTGAGCGCCCGCACCGTCTCCGGGTTCTTGTCGAGGTCGGTCACCATGCAGTCGACGGCGATACCGGCCTCTTGAAGACGGTCGACGGCGGTCGAGGCGGCGAACACGCTACCGTCCGTCGTGTCCACCCCGTCGAGGTCGGTTTCGAGTGACGGGCCGGCCCCGGCGATCACGACCGTCTCGCCAGTCACGTCGAGTCGATCGAGATCGAACGGATCGACGAGATCGGCGAGACGGTCCCGGACATGTTCGTCGCTCGCGCGATCGAAGCCGAAATCGGCGAGAATCGCCTCGTAGACCGGTTCCCACGCGGCGAAGTTCATCGCAGCGCGGCTCTGTCGCCGAGCGCGTCGCCGATGCGAGCCGCATCGCGGGTCTCGGCGACATCGTGGGTGCGGATCACGTCCGCACCGCGCTCGACGGCCAGGGCCGTCGCAGCGAGGCTCGCGGGCAGTCGGTCGTCGGTCTCGCGGCCGACGATCTCGCCGAGGAAGTTCTTCCGGTTGATCGAGACCAGCATCGGGCGGTCGATGGCACCGAACTCCGCGAGGCGGCGGAACGTCTCGCGGTCGTCGTCGAGGGTTTTGTCCTCGCTCCAGCCGCCGAACGCGGGATCGATGATCGTCTTGTCGGTGAGGCCCTCGGCGAGTGCGTCGTAGATGTCGTCGACGTCCGCGAGCGCCCCGGGTCGTTCGAGATCCGGGGGGCTGGCCATCTTCACGACCGCCGCGTCGCGCGCCTCGCAGACGCGGGGCAGTTCGGGATCGGCGAAGCCACAGACGTCGTTCACCATGTCGAAATTCGCGTCGAGCGCCGCCGCAGCGACCTCGTGATATCTGGTCTCGATCGAGAATACTGCCTCCCCCGTGACGCGATCGATCGTCTCGATCGCCGTGTCGAGTCGCTCGCGCTCCTCGGCGGCCGAGAGCACCTCGAAGCGCTTGTTCGCCGATTCGACCCCCACGTCGACGATCTCCGCGCCCTCGTCGATGAGGTCGTCGACGTAGGCGGCGGCGTTGGCGGGATCGGCGAACACGCTCGGCTCGTAGGGCGACTGGTCGCTGACGTTGAGCACACCCATGATCCGCGCTGGGTGTCCGTCGCCGATCGGGAGACCGGCGGCCTCGACGGTCTGCATGGTCGAACGTTGGCGAGCGTGGGCAAAAGCGACCCGTTCGAGGGACGCGCGACTTTTAGGCGCAACCGTCGTAGCCGGGGTATGGGAAAGGTCAATATCGCGCTGCGCGGCTGGCGATTCGACGAGTCGGCGGTGTTCACCGACGACGGTGATATCAAACCGATCGACGAGATGGAGCCGACGACCAGGGAACGGATCGTCAGGCTCCGCCAGCTCATCGATTCGCCGTGTCACGCCTGCTGGCTCGTCCACGGTGACAGCGAGCTCGACGCCTGCAACGACGCGGCAGCCGTCTACGGCGAACCCCTGAGCGAGGTCGTCCTCTGCG belongs to Halococcus qingdaonensis and includes:
- a CDS encoding quinone oxidoreductase family protein, with product MQAVEITEFGDSDVIETTERDRPEPGDGEVRVAVEAAGINFADIMQRRGHYVGGPEPPYVPGMEAAGTIDAVGDGVDREVGERVVAMTDEGYAEYTTADAAGLFDIPESMSFPEAAGFPVQFLTAHNTLFEWGGLEEGERVLVHAAAGGVGTAATQLASEAGAEVFGTASTQDKLDLAERLGLDHPINYTETEFAETVNDATDGEGVDLVLDGIGGDTTTESLDCLTHFGRMVSYGAASGEPGYPDTSTLLFNNFTIQGYHLGQSMQRAPERVLDAVPHLTELLTSGELEVIVGETFPLAEAADAHEYIENRESSGKVVLEP
- the folP gene encoding dihydropteroate synthase, which translates into the protein MQTVEAAGLPIGDGHPARIMGVLNVSDQSPYEPSVFADPANAAAYVDDLIDEGAEIVDVGVESANKRFEVLSAAEERERLDTAIETIDRVTGEAVFSIETRYHEVAAAALDANFDMVNDVCGFADPELPRVCEARDAAVVKMASPPDLERPGALADVDDIYDALAEGLTDKTIIDPAFGGWSEDKTLDDDRETFRRLAEFGAIDRPMLVSINRKNFLGEIVGRETDDRLPASLAATALAVERGADVIRTHDVAETRDAARIGDALGDRAALR
- a CDS encoding 6-hydroxymethylpterin diphosphokinase MptE-like protein, translated to MNFAAWEPVYEAILADFGFDRASDEHVRDRLADLVDPFDLDRLDVTGETVVIAGAGPSLETDLDGVDTTDGSVFAASTAVDRLQEAGIAVDCMVTDLDKNPETVRALTEAGTPVAIHAHGDNEPLVEEVVPTLDVEHVLGTTQAAPADPVVNLGGFTDGDRAAFLADHCGASRLTFVGWNFDDGSVDAMKKRKLVWAERLLYWLERRRGERFSVLDGRRDGIDTSVLPVD
- a CDS encoding AI-2E family transporter; translated protein: MASLLGDYDRSRIPVWLMAVVFGLALSFVVWRYIGTFVLGLFVYYITRPIHRRLGDHVPTSSLAAAVSLTTVALPVILLIGYTLYVGTFQLADIAESANLQPVLDALEPYVENAGVGTEPQAVISSAIENPQQFLSGGVIDTITEAATPLFAYLGAFGNALIHLFVVLALAFYLLRDDHKLAAWFRSQLAGDGTPMYAYLDAVDRNLKTIYFGNILNAFSTAILAAISYNLLNAVSPAGVAVPSPTLLGLLTGVGSLVPVIGMKIVYVPVALLLGIEAVLVSPALLWFPLVFAVVSLVIVDTIPDLVLRPYVSGRDLHTGSVMIAYIIGPLLFGWYGLFLGPLLLVLFVHFARILLPELVRGEPLTARATAGNPLHPSNELSVPEPEPVDTTDESNAETDGAGPADDESSRSPDGGTEHSE